A window from Argopecten irradians isolate NY chromosome 3, Ai_NY, whole genome shotgun sequence encodes these proteins:
- the LOC138317920 gene encoding breast cancer metastasis-suppressor 1-like protein-A isoform X1 has protein sequence MPTIENGKGEGEEEMEQETPDSDKSSEDESELGSMDEDESDLDEEECERRKNEFLDDMIDLERQFTDLKEQLYKERMGQYEAKLEEVKAGRAIEYLNPLAELQDNMRIRIQVSGILKEYRKISIQNKYESEELATRQNMESEKDILFDSVKQDLEEKIRRLEEDRHNIDISSDLWNESQFLKKNKKNKDPSNPDRRKKPVTVAGPYIVYLLKDVDIIEDWTAIKKALKQNQKRKADIEF, from the exons ATGCCAACTATAGAAAACGGTAAAGGAGAAGGGGAAGAAGAAATGGAACAGGAAACTCCGGATAGTGATAAAAGTTCTGAAGATGAGTCTGAATTGGGTTCTATGGATGAGGATGAGTCGG ATCTGGATGAAGAAGAATGTGAGAGACGTAAAAATGAGTTCCTTGATGATATGATTGATTTGGAGAGACAATTTACAGATCTTAAAGAACA ACTGTacaaggaaaggatggggcagTATGAAGCTAAGCTTGAGGAAGTCAAGGCAGGCAGGGCAATAGAATATCTCAACCCACTGGCTGAGCTACAGGATAACATGAGGATACGGATACAAGTGTCAG gAATTTTGAAAGAATACAGAAAAATTAGTATCCAAAATAAGTATGAGAGTGAAGAACTAGCTACTAGACAGAATATGGAG AGTGagaaagatattttatttgactCTGTCAAGCAGGACTTGGAAGAGAAGATTCGTCGTTTAGAGGAAGATAGACACAATATAGATATCTCATCAG ATTTATGGAATGAATCACAGTtccttaaaaaaaataaaaagaataaagaCCCGTCCAACCCTGACAGGCGAAAGAAACCGGTGACAGTGGCTG GTCCATATATTGTTTACCTGTTAAAAGATGTTGATATTATTGAAGACTGGACAGCAATTAAAAAG gctttaaaacaaaatcagaagCGAAAAGCagatattgaattttga
- the LOC138317920 gene encoding breast cancer metastasis-suppressor 1-like protein-A isoform X2: MCQQPLHLWIYLDEEECERRKNEFLDDMIDLERQFTDLKEQLYKERMGQYEAKLEEVKAGRAIEYLNPLAELQDNMRIRIQVSGILKEYRKISIQNKYESEELATRQNMESEKDILFDSVKQDLEEKIRRLEEDRHNIDISSDLWNESQFLKKNKKNKDPSNPDRRKKPVTVAGPYIVYLLKDVDIIEDWTAIKKALKQNQKRKADIEF, encoded by the exons ATGTGTCAACAACCTCTTCACCTCTGGATCT ATCTGGATGAAGAAGAATGTGAGAGACGTAAAAATGAGTTCCTTGATGATATGATTGATTTGGAGAGACAATTTACAGATCTTAAAGAACA ACTGTacaaggaaaggatggggcagTATGAAGCTAAGCTTGAGGAAGTCAAGGCAGGCAGGGCAATAGAATATCTCAACCCACTGGCTGAGCTACAGGATAACATGAGGATACGGATACAAGTGTCAG gAATTTTGAAAGAATACAGAAAAATTAGTATCCAAAATAAGTATGAGAGTGAAGAACTAGCTACTAGACAGAATATGGAG AGTGagaaagatattttatttgactCTGTCAAGCAGGACTTGGAAGAGAAGATTCGTCGTTTAGAGGAAGATAGACACAATATAGATATCTCATCAG ATTTATGGAATGAATCACAGTtccttaaaaaaaataaaaagaataaagaCCCGTCCAACCCTGACAGGCGAAAGAAACCGGTGACAGTGGCTG GTCCATATATTGTTTACCTGTTAAAAGATGTTGATATTATTGAAGACTGGACAGCAATTAAAAAG gctttaaaacaaaatcagaagCGAAAAGCagatattgaattttga
- the LOC138317924 gene encoding alpha-ketoglutarate-dependent dioxygenase alkB homolog 6-like isoform X1, translating to MTDVRVDLEDYKVSKAPPTIYYIPDYITKEEEDLLMKNVYSAPKPKWTQLSNRRLQNWGGLPHPKGMIQEDMPPWLKVYTDRISTTGSRLFGDKTLNHVLVNEYEAGQGIMPHEDGSLFFPTVSTISLGSHTLLDFYYHIQQDEETTKDSSTSQDERHFASILLEPRSLVFVTEDMYKLHLHGITERKSDIITDKVSNLDLCKCVSVGDNLQRSTRVSLTIRHVPKILKAKLFMGKKR from the exons ATGACAGACGTTCGTGTAGATCTAGAAGACTACAAGGTGTCGAAA GCACCACCAACAATCTATTACATCCCAGATTATATAACAAAGGAAGAGGAGGATCTACTGATGAAAAATGTTTATTCAGCACCGAAACCTAAATGGACTCAGCTATCAAACAGACGACTACAGAACTGGG GTGGACTACCACATCCTAAAGGAATGATACAGGAAGACATGCCACCG TGGCTAAAGGTATACACAGACAGGATATCAACAACTGGCTCCAGACTTTTTGGAGATAAAACTTTGAATCATGTATTGGTAAATGAATATGAAGCTGGGCAAGGCATAATG CCCCATGAGGACGGGTCGTTGTTCTTCCCGACAGTATCCACCATCAGTCTCGGATCACATACACTTCTAGATTTCTATTATCATATTCAGCAGGATGAGGAGACCACAAAG GACAGCAGTACATCCCAAGATGAGCGCCATTTTGCGTCCATATTACTGGAGCCCCGTAGTCTTGTGTTTGTAACAGAGGATATGTACAAATTACACCTCCACGGGATCACAGAGAGAAAGTCTGACATAATCACAGACAAAGTGTCAAATTTAGACCTGTGTAAGTGTGTCAGTGTGGGAGACAATCTGCAACGATCAACTCGGGTCTCTCTCACCATCAGACACGTACCAAAGATACTGAAAGCCAAACTGTTTATGGGGAAGAAAAGATga
- the LOC138317923 gene encoding uncharacterized protein, producing the protein MYTASKVLLFLYIVKISRAEECDVRMWYLEMTTKGAFDGELSAEQQFIQKAINELVLSSKKDTSKRKVSCEVLEMYEEMLKPDEEDVDNKEENDPKSDKENDSKDESLLIDKVKKDITKEALNEIENTLVKESKEVDDSQNVNEAVKTESDETELDETEVLSDDSNDDEEEGEEDETQNIKDELSSDDSFDDLDKSTEEETIVSSAGDVEGAIKIDEDRPIGIPEETATEKDNEVSEDNEMIDSEDINDDDIIKETSGVSEDGEETNDNENLDEEENETENNDVENTKEKETKEENAEGGYDYKEAEDSLPSETDDKDSTKVKTSYFGMNRIHDSYWFDVFDRLQSTDRFMANTTRVNETGTQHTTLNSTSLLTYNRLLCSACSLLMRHSTTNTSCSGDVNRNFYNIFQSKETQVNQMDVKDSNDTSVKSPTGTDALKEKETGNPEKPLASEQISGKDITTDFENERNTNRDTSRQVSEDNSSKNDKGHQVPDVETRNNQVSPPDANSETQKESKNDDKSSSKDIKVHEEVPQGEKTSASEPSEEKHNINQPDKPETTIDGTQVKSTGTQPLTETDKKATLILEQLQSHFNEFQEQVASKTDSYSNKLQNLEMMVIRLENQLLKEKLSKNNHSSTITKLENHILRLENELLKLNQSYSDIRQKSENMVKDQKKYLELSHSSQQTPAYGYSSVSGGRDRSVSIDFQAKITYLTQLLSNQSMTIRQLKTRSEYLEDQNRLLYNMIMNQTALMTQIMTRVQDLTEQNIQQRIEAQKIRQEMDKMTSRREISETTDTLLLDKLQQMVSDVRRNDNDEEVKQKQTDMPTVSKDKSEEELVKYMKSESVLKSDSWCGSSSVTCKIVIVIRTTCIPFPTFQWKVCSKRKSELKENSEPNVKEINPENKPLQKSDNAKSSSNDKQTDDSNVSLERTREKIVKDSDSKSLENKEPEKQGDPTAKQQTPQNVEHIQKQDILTENTKPSDTSENAKEKEESSTKQQVESSQDTLTKQGEPSSETEASGDNNKLKETESANTKAVAQPSDSGDTQTQKPSTGEGGKTSETTPEGGKETKVLESETKAKVPAVNIDDKSAEEKKMEAPKSNDIVKEPNNDNKIPNPTDSKTEKETAAQSPESTPTDKEDKSIETNDKSSKEKDEKQNTSGDESTKVESKAEVKEKGSNKELKKEKENVKKDQSTKEGAKPKKSEKVKSLEKAPPEPVKKPIRYEANGQKEPKDCYDYYKSGKKKSGVFKIKPYGKSSMMEVFCDMKNGGWTVIQKRQDGTTKFLKKWQDFKQGFGGIHGEHWLGNDHIHYLTNQDHYTLMIEMTDWNKTKKIAVYDYFMIDDETEGYRLHIGGYHGDAGDGMAKHNNHKFSTPDVDNDKVTKEFGGSCAKRFSGAWWYYKCYMSNLNGIYYRNGKVPPKLFDGVAWKPWTGSSYSLRSAEMKIRPSTLT; encoded by the exons ATGTACACGGCAAGCAAAGTCTTACTTTTCCTTTATATCGTCAAAATTTCCAG AGCAGAAGAATGTGACGTCAGAATGTGGTATCTGGAGATGACGACAAAAGGTGCCTTTGACGGGGAACTCAGTGCCGAGCAACAGTTTATACAGAAAGCCATAAATGAACTGGTTCTAAGCAGTAAAAAGGACACTTCAAAAAGAAAAGTGAGTTGTGAGGTCCTGGAAATGTACGAAGAAATGCTAAAACCTGACGAGGAAGACGTGGATAACAAAGAGGAAAACGACCCAAAATCAGACAAAGAAAATGATTCAAAAGACGAGTCCTTACTTATCGATAAGGTCAAAAAAGACATAACAAAGGAAGCTTTAAATGAGATTGAAAATACTTTGGTAAAAGAAAGCAAAGAGGTCGATGATTCTCAAAACGTTAATGAAGCAGTGAAAACCGAGAGCGATGAAACTGAGCTGGATGAAACTGAAGTACTTTCTGACGATTCGAATGATGACGAGGAGGAAGGAGAGGAAGACGAGACACAGAATATCAAGGATGAATTATCATCAGATGATTCGTTCGACGATTTAGATAAGTCAACGGAAGAGGAAACAATTGTATCATCGGCTGGTGATGTAGAAGGAGCAATTAAAATTGACGAAGATAGACCAATCGGAATACCAGAGGAGACGGCGACAGAAAAGGATAACGAAGTATCCGAGGATAATGAAATGATCGATAGCGAGGATATAAACGATGACGACATAATTAAGGAGACATCTGGAGTTAGCGAAGACGGCGAAGAAACTAACGACAACGAAAACCTAGATGAGGAGGAGAACGAAACCGAAAATAATGATGTAGAGAACACCAAAGAAAAGGAAACAAAGGAAGAAAATGCTGAAGGAGGTTATGATTACAAAGAAGCCGAAGACTCTCTGCCATCTGAAACAGACGACAAAGATTCCACAAAAGTAAAAACTAGTTATTTCGGGATGAATAGGATACACGATAGTTACTGGTTTGATGTATTCGATCGACTCCAGAGCACAGACAGATTTATGGCAAATACAACTCGAGTCAATGAAACAGGCACACAGCATACTACATTAAATTCAACTTCTTTATTGACCTATAACAGACTACTGTGTTCAGCTTGTAGTTTACTGATGAGACACTCCACAACCAACACGTCCTGTAGTGGAGATGTAAACAGaaacttttataacatttttcaaTCAAAGGAAACACAAGTCAATCAAATGGATGTTAAGGATTCTAACGATACTTCAGTAAAATCTCCGACGGGAACGGATGCATTAAAGGAAAAGGAAACAGGTAATCCAGAAAAGCCATTAGCCAGTGAGCAAATTTCTGGTAAAGATATTACAACAGATTTTGAAAACGAACGAAATACAAATAGGGATACTTCTCGACAAGTGAGCGAAGACAACAGCTCTAAAAATGACAAGGGTCACCAAGTGCCTGATGTAGAAACACGTAATAATCAAGTATCGCCACCTGACGCTAATTCTGAGACACAGAAAGAGAGTAAGAATGATGACAAGAGTAGCAGTAAAGACATAAAGGTGCATGAGGAGGTACCACAAGGAGAAAAAACATCGGCGTCTGAGCCATCAGAGGAAAAACACAACATAAATCAACCAGATAAGCCAGAAACCACGATAGATGggacacaggtaaaatccacAGGTACACAGCCTCTAACAGAAACTGACAAAAAGGCAACACTTATTTTGGAACAGCTTCAGTCCCATTTCAATGAGTTCCAAGAGCAAGTTGCCAGTAAAACAGATAGCTATTCAAACAAACTTCAGAATCTGGAAATGATGGTCATAAGACTGGAAAACCAATTACTGAAAGAGAAACTTAGCAAAAACAATCATTCCAGCACCATAACAAAACTTGAAAATCATATACTTAGGCTAGAGAATGAACTGCTGAAACTCAACCAGAGTTACAGCGATATCCGCCAGAAAAGCGAGAACATGGTAAAGGACCAGAAGAAGTATTTGGAGCTTAGTCACTCTTCACAGCAGACGCCTGCCTATGGGTATTCCTCTGTCAGTGGTGGACGGGATCGCTCGGTCAGTATCGACTTCCAGGCAAAGATCACCTACTTAACGCAACTCTTAAGTAACCAATCTATGACCATCCGACAACTCAAGACGCGATCGGAATACTTGGAGGACCAGAATCGACTCCTCTACAACATGATCATGAACCAAACCGCTCTAATGACTCAGATTATGACCAGAGTTCAGGATCTCACAGAGCAAAATATACAGCAGAGAATCGAGGCACAAAAGATCAGACAGGAAATGGACAAAATGACAAGTCGACGGGAAATTTCCGAAACAACAGACACGTTACTGTTAGATAAACTTCAACAAATGGTATCAGATGTTCGGAGGAATGATAATGACGAAGAGGTGAAACAGAAACAAACAGACATGCCGACTGTTAGTAAGGATAAATCCGAAGAGGAGCTGGTAAAATACATGAAAAGCGAAAGTGTGTTAAAATCAGATTCTTGGTGTGGGTCGTCATCTGTTACTTGTAAAATAGTCATAGTGATAAGGACTACATGCATTCCATTTCCTACATTCCAGTGGAAAGTGTGTTCTAAAAGGAAATCTGAATTAAAGGAGAACAGTGAACcaaatgtaaaagaaataaaccCAGAAAATAAACCATTGCAGAAATCTGATAACGCAAAATCGTCATCAAACGATAAACAGACAGACGATTCTAATGTTTCTTTAGAAAGAACGCGGGAGAAGATTGTAAAAGATAGCGACAGTAAAAGTTTGGAAAATAAAGAACCCGAGAAACAAGGCGATCCCACAGCTAAGCAGCAAACCCCACAAAATGTGGAACATATCCAAAAGCAAGACATCCTAACAGAAAATACTAAACCCTCAGACACATCAGAGAATGCTAAAGAAAAGGAAGAATCTTCTACTAAACAGCAGGTAGAGTCATCACAGGATACATTAACAAAACAAGGAGAACCCAGTTCTGAAACAGAAGCTTCTGGTgataataacaaattaaaagaaaCAGAAAGCGCGAATACAAAAGCGGTAGCGCAACCGTCTGACAGCGGTGACACTCAGACACAGAAGCCATCGACAGGAGAGGGAGGTAAAACATCAGAAACCACGCCGGAAGGTGGTAAAGAGACCAAAGTATTAGAATCAGAAACAAAAGCTAAAGTCCCGGCAGTTAATATAGACGACAAATCAgcagaagaaaagaaaatggaagCGCCAAAATCAAATGATATAGTCAAAGAACCAAATAACGATAACAAGATACCAAATCCCACAGATTCGAAAACTGAAAAAGAAACTGCAGCTCAAAGTCCCGAATCAACACCTACAGATAAGGAAGACAAAAGTATAGAAACTAACGACAAGTCATCTAAGGAGAAAGACGAAAAACAAAACACGTCGGGGGACGAATCCACAAAAGTAGAAAGTAAAGCTGAGGTCAAAGAAAAGGGTTCAAATAAGGaattgaaaaaagaaaaggaaaatgttaaaaaagatCAGTCAACCAAAGAAGGGGCAAAACCAAAGAAATCAGAAAAAGTGAAATCGCTAGAAAAGGCACCACCAGAGCCAGTGAAGAAGCCCATAAGATATGAAGCTAACGGACAGAAAGAACCGAAAG ATTGCTACGACTACTACAAGAGCGGAAAAAAGAAAAGTGgtgtattcaaaataaaaccATACGGCAAGTCGTCGATGATGGAAGTGTTCTGTGACATGAAAAATGGTGGATGGACTGTGATTCAGAAACGACAAGACGGTACAACAAAATTTCTGAAGAAATGGCAAGATTTTAAGCAAGGATTCGGAG GTATCCATGGTGAACACTGGCTCGGTAATGACCACATCCACTACCTAACTAACCAGGACCACTACACCCTGATGATAGAGATGACAGACtggaataaaacaaagaaaattgcGGTATACGACTACTTTATGATTGATGACGAGACTGAAGGATATCGACTCCATATTGGTGGTTACCATGGCGACGCAGGTGACGGAATGGCAAAGCATAACAACCACAAATTTTCTACACCAGACGTAGACAATGATAAAGTCACAAAAGAGTTCGGCGGGAGTTGTGCTAAACGTTTTAGTGGGGCTTGGTGGTACTATAAATGTTACATGTCAAACTTAAACGGGATCTATTATAGAAACGGTAAAGTACCGCCCAAACTGTTTGATGGCGTTGCGTGGAAACCATGGACTGGCTCTAGCTATTCTCTGAGAAGTGCCGAGATGAAGATAAGACCGAGTACTCTCACCTAG
- the LOC138317924 gene encoding alpha-ketoglutarate-dependent dioxygenase alkB homolog 6-like isoform X2: protein MKNVYSAPKPKWTQLSNRRLQNWGGLPHPKGMIQEDMPPWLKVYTDRISTTGSRLFGDKTLNHVLVNEYEAGQGIMPHEDGSLFFPTVSTISLGSHTLLDFYYHIQQDEETTKDSSTSQDERHFASILLEPRSLVFVTEDMYKLHLHGITERKSDIITDKVSNLDLCKCVSVGDNLQRSTRVSLTIRHVPKILKAKLFMGKKR from the exons ATGAAAAATGTTTATTCAGCACCGAAACCTAAATGGACTCAGCTATCAAACAGACGACTACAGAACTGGG GTGGACTACCACATCCTAAAGGAATGATACAGGAAGACATGCCACCG TGGCTAAAGGTATACACAGACAGGATATCAACAACTGGCTCCAGACTTTTTGGAGATAAAACTTTGAATCATGTATTGGTAAATGAATATGAAGCTGGGCAAGGCATAATG CCCCATGAGGACGGGTCGTTGTTCTTCCCGACAGTATCCACCATCAGTCTCGGATCACATACACTTCTAGATTTCTATTATCATATTCAGCAGGATGAGGAGACCACAAAG GACAGCAGTACATCCCAAGATGAGCGCCATTTTGCGTCCATATTACTGGAGCCCCGTAGTCTTGTGTTTGTAACAGAGGATATGTACAAATTACACCTCCACGGGATCACAGAGAGAAAGTCTGACATAATCACAGACAAAGTGTCAAATTTAGACCTGTGTAAGTGTGTCAGTGTGGGAGACAATCTGCAACGATCAACTCGGGTCTCTCTCACCATCAGACACGTACCAAAGATACTGAAAGCCAAACTGTTTATGGGGAAGAAAAGATga